A genomic region of Syntrophotaleaceae bacterium contains the following coding sequences:
- a CDS encoding VrlD, translated as MIVKRRGGMTEYIPSPQEKREGLVRDHSFNLIENLHHRLSRLEEELGLPLDEAEACTIFLDKMKQDESLNKEIHTSLISGSSPDT; from the coding sequence ATGATCGTTAAACGCCGTGGCGGGATGACCGAATACATCCCGTCTCCACAGGAAAAACGGGAAGGACTGGTCCGGGATCACTCCTTCAATCTGATCGAAAACCTGCACCACAGGTTGAGCCGGTTGGAGGAGGAACTCGGATTGCCGCTTGATGAGGCCGAAGCCTGCACCATCTTTCTGGATAAAATGAAGCAGGATGAATCCCTGAATAAGGAGATTCACACCAGCTTGATTAGCGGTAGCAGCCCGGATACCTGA